From the genome of Pseudomonas sihuiensis:
AGGAGCTGAATCTCAACCTGCACATGGACGGCGCGCGCTTCTCCAACGCCTGCGCCTTTCTTGGCTGCAGCCCGGCGGAGCTGACCTGGAAGGCTGGCGTGGACGTGCTGTGCTTCGGCGGCACCAAGAACGGCATGGCGGTAGGTGAAGCCATCGTCTTCTTCAACAAGGATCTGGCCGAAGACTTCGACTATCGCTGCAAGCAGGCCGGCCAGCTGGCCTCGAAGATGCGCTACCTGTCCGCGCCCTGGGTCGGCATCCTGCAGGATGATGCCTGGCTCAAATATGCCAACCACGCCAACCGCTGCGCGCAGCTGCTGGCCATGCTGGTCGAGGACGTGCCCGGTGTCAGCCTGATGTTCCCGGTGGAGGCCAACGGCGTGTTCCTGCAACTGTCGGAGCCGGCCATCGCCGCCCTCACCGCGCGCGGCTGGCGCTTCTACACCTTCATCGGCGCCGGCGGCGCGCGCTTCATGTGCAGCTGGGATACCGACGAAGCCCGCGTGCGCCAGCTGGCCGCCGATATCCGTGAAGTGATGAGCGCCTGAAACGCCATAAGTCCCACGAGCGGGGCTTATGGCTAAGTAGCCCGGATGCAATCCGGGGAAATCGATCAATCGCCCCGGATTTCATCCGGGCTACAAACTTTCATGGCGATCAATAGTCGATCGCCACATCCCCTTTCGGCACGCTGCAGCACGACAGGATGTAGCCCTCAGCCACATCCTCGTCGGTGATACCGCCGTTATGCTCCATTTCCACTTCGCCGGCTGTCTT
Proteins encoded in this window:
- a CDS encoding threonine aldolase family protein, yielding MPDNAQQFASDNYSGICPEAWAAMAEANQGHQRAYGDDEWTARAADHFRRLFETDCEVFFAFNGTAANSLALASLCQSYHSVICSETAHVETDECGAPEFFSNGSKLLLAKTENGKLTPQAIREIALKRQDIHYPKPRVVTLTQATEVGTVYRPEEVRAISQVCKELNLNLHMDGARFSNACAFLGCSPAELTWKAGVDVLCFGGTKNGMAVGEAIVFFNKDLAEDFDYRCKQAGQLASKMRYLSAPWVGILQDDAWLKYANHANRCAQLLAMLVEDVPGVSLMFPVEANGVFLQLSEPAIAALTARGWRFYTFIGAGGARFMCSWDTDEARVRQLAADIREVMSA